One region of Megalopta genalis isolate 19385.01 chromosome 15, iyMegGena1_principal, whole genome shotgun sequence genomic DNA includes:
- the Wnk gene encoding wnk kinase isoform X7 codes for MPRCCNENKAVSSGERNSRQDHQVSTGSGGYREKEKEAKKRAAIGNTVRGFLSSGHSKQDRYETNRQRSPGGSGLSSLCPKLVASGGGNNQGGISLAVGHLASQEGGGPCSVVTTQRIHNHTHNHKRQRKLSIVPQAGTSAHNSGDRKASSISRSSTTICKKQIRTQRSDHNTDSLSITTNGVASNSPSSKKRVLSTLRISEKSSPRNLNSPSLDNENERSFSDAEEAITATENVFNVPGSSSTPSTPISRVKSKKSDEDETSMECSISEEGVESSRNTADKKLSLDTSESKVTTPECSESSKIPNVVRKISASSIDEETIIQNKQKVFSTSSMSTRCNNNEGRTAKSKSKYFTEIQKSSKNSTKINIGKSIDSFMKISINSTGNSKSNEEVKRKTSTDSSKSTNMAEKEGLTKDSEEDVVEDKEKVVKSSRFVTSKVSEEIIDTEGKDMETQREEEEGEVTIYDEDDNGTSISDIVAAQALHESLSKLGKVPPLDTDMEDVKDMNIEDEIKTEKDSQKDVVQEEAVEGFIGPLLDENFKADEKLSQKTMAMEEVRNLLMKVKVQNVEDDDDEEKAIGISPDGRFLKFEEEIGRGSFKTVYRGLDTQTGVAVAWCELQEKKLNKTERLRFREEAEMLKGLQHPNIVRFYDYWEVTLTRRKYIVLVTELMTSGTLKTYLRRFKKINPKVVKSWCRQILKGLSFLHSRSPPIIHRDLKCDNIFITGTTGSVKIGDLGLATLKNRSFAKSVIGTPEFMAPEMYEEHYDESVDVYAFGMCMLEMATSEYPYSECTGPAQIYKRVVSGVKPQSYDKVENPEVREIIEMCIRLKKEERPLVKDLLNHEFFADDVGLKLEMVSRDSAVADAELSRVEFRLRVLDPKKRTNKHKENEAIQFDFDIQGDNAEEVASEMAKSSLILEEDVKAVTKMLKSQITTLLREREERKAKEEKERLDREADTTTTANENLLQQQLLLQQMQLQQQQQQIQSNMGIQLQGQVQMQLQQNQIPLQPQQQMQPTAQPSQQHSLQPQPVQLVQQQPLMQQQTSVVQPQQAQQLQQVPQVSQQQVQYQQQQYQQQLQQQYQQQQQPYPSHVSQNINPSSSQCSTPQTVQTQPQFPQVTQQIQQQQQIQQQQQIQQQQIQQQQQIQQQQQIQQQQQIQQQQQIQQQQQQIHQQQQQIQQQQQQQQIHQQQQQYIQLNQMNVPQQISHQMQSQIQPQLQSQIQILSQQQHVQMQQTQQVQYSQPQVQHVQQVPVQNQQFYQQSATGTSGYTTQPIYQQNISQSMYHPYTTPNPAGHVEILSTSQPTTQIYSHTSIPGSAAPPTSQPYIQQSTGQVSASVPSSINIQNSSAATIIQSAATATIPNIQPTPTILPNGGHQSQPQQNVLVQMQYSQPSSVPTSVSMSSGMSVPAQSTTTTQHQQHFVPSTDQITADRSSLPKQDTMDSVQSLPVDLPSNVQDQVNLTTAIGQTAVASEGVTQENSENVSSERSRVKRSGTKRKKPGIKLTVLSVSSSEGQSVTVECQLDTSKQKTVTFKFDRDDMVPTDIANNLVAENLLPQSQCETFVELIEDIVKQLRLDPTRALPLVAHGPPDQSAGGSPVTSRRPRDRDHSLDTAKQVRHGSLTRQSSHRSSYKVHRRHRSRDETSNTSTPTKLLPIDQIISHITGGTTEKQQSVQTPDSQVGLENTSAEASRRSSTSTQNTDTLTPTNLPSDPTDTQETLVNVTNLEAGLELHNVSNEDKFYHCTTTYTQSSVHDTAIGNQGSEMAKESGAQDVTDLQEREANKEIQVDTVTEVATLTAPPPIRKISRFLVSPVVEQKILTIEDEESSVESTEKANILATQSNLVSQISVTDEGQAKHDELEVNVLETQAAVLEKPSVETLIQNTQYVPEQVDAVQTLQLGQQTIGLQNTMQGQAMSAMLQIQPNINTIQSSPHNVILPGSTITHQLPQQMQSVPQNIMVTVQKDLQTQTQIPPNNVNMQGQYQNQPLQCNVLLQQQQIPMQHNLTQMHVQPELQHQGQIQTQRPMQQFHSQQIPQQYVILSGPIQQLQPAAIVDERNRRISNISTASNMSTDSQMSEIVNLTDDKKQPMVVPSSSVHHMQHAQLIAQPEGQNVATLSQTVLEPTQQLQGTPQNIMNVPTNASVPVSVPVQQVIATEVAPKVIVKTKEVSSTLPDLAQNLANILSNPKSKSATPHGVTSHEQNPITNIPAATVFDNKSTLQSEQYFQPIQPEASQIQIPSQVQHNYQPNIVQPGISQTFQQVTQQSQQTQITLQQTMQLNPTQQMDPQLQIMPQNFQGVQTMLQGKWIATPNQNIMQQTGLIRHPQQTQQQLQQTIPVQQPILQDTQNVENFVQTDQSQLHLKLQEQQILGKTSEMETQESITSTGRISTECHLLSEAENSSHDVTPEHTIVESVDSTLFAQNQALQQQQQQHRKLSQQNSLDKVPDAVVGTAGLGGPGPQTIADLHQKLVQLTSQPSEALNVGTPPISYPATPHNHQIVGGYDAYINSLQQKLVNIGMPISTTHGVGPPSPQTAIQSSTSLTDPNVPTNVEALALIQDSSIHPLALSQTHVDCSLDSPTPGAGATGSETMSPSKESIKVRAQRPGSRLQELEQELAKIHHRGSVLSTASPQPLLQSTQSLLTTVPSTSTVPVANITPSVNTSRSDTNTPVQIEPQESVTEKVSTTQPVRKISRFVVSKVAGPPNNATGPNQQSYAEDPKVYHVEENQGTPVQVIHSREGSIPPTQSIQSTVSGPTMEQTEKDERFWTLTPSEEYQLLIKKQTMELETLQRRHREELERFQQHQLQLLIQQQQQASALHQHHHQHHPMLYHTVATSLAGQTRLPSTEDYLMFNTTPQTPLQKAPSNYPDTDETLRLAMQKLKQTPLQLQPQQATAGIPHAYVIPIPVVPSETMQNIPSQQSSSYTSDIAESYDSAHSSLINSAQYQFAPILPDGTNIAVSSTGSLVTPIPISSSTGSGGYIQYHENQTLPNFQTFSCTPHGGFFLPAGYRLIYAPQPASQSQPATPATPHIGNSHDGTPPAEPLHTNTDNSAAPPSHTDQ; via the exons GGTGGCATTAGTTTGGCAGTGGGCCACTTAGCCTCCCAGGAAGGTGGAGGCCCATGTTCAGTTGTTACCACTCAAAGAATCCATAATCATACACATAATCATAAACGCCAAAGAAAATTGTCTATTGTTCCACAAGCTGGTACTAGTGCTCATAATTCTGGTGATCGGAAG GCATCAAGTATAAGTCGTTCCTCTACAACAATTTGCAAGAAACAAATACGAACACAGAGGAGTGACCATAATACGGATTCATTGTCTATAACAACTAACGGAGTTGCGAGTAATTCACCTTCTTCTAAAAAGAGAGTTTTATCTACTCTACGCATCTCGGAAAAATCATCCCCTCGGAATCTCAATTCACCATCTTTAGACAATGAAAATGAGCGCAGTTTCAGCGACGCAGAGGAAGCTATCACTGCGACAGAAAATGTGTTCAATGTTCCAG GATCTAGTTCCACGCCTTCAACACCAATTAGTCGAGTGAAATCGAAAAAATCGGACGAAGATGAGACGAGTATGGAATGTAGCATCAGTGAAGAAGGTGTTGAATCGTCGCGGAACACAGCAGACAAGAAACTATCATTAGATACTAGCGAGTCAAAAGTAACAACCCCAGAATGTTCTGAATCTTCTAAAATTCCAAACGTTGTGAGAAAAATATCGGCAAGTAGCATTGATGAGGAAacaattatacaaaataaacaaaaagtatTCTCTACATCTTCCATGAGCACACGATGCAATAATAATGAGGGCAGAACCGCCAAATCTAAAAGTAAGTATTTCACAGAAATTCAGAAAAGTAGTAAGAATTCGACTAAGATAAACATAGGGAAAAGTATAGATTCGTTCATGAAAATCTCCATAAATTCAACAGGTAATAGTAAAAGTAATGAAGAGGTGAAACGGAAAACGTCCACCGACTCGTCCAAGTCTACCAATATGGCAGAAAAAGAAGGTTTGACTAAAGATTCAGAAGAGGATGTTGTCGAGGATAAGGAGAAGGTGGTGAAAAGTTCAAGATTTGTGACGTCGAAGGTGTCTGAAGAGATAATAGACACCGAGGGAAAGGATATGGAAACGCAACGGGAAGAAGAAGAGGGAGAAGTGACAATATATGACGAAGATGACAATGGCACCAGTATCAGTGATATTGTTGCTGCACAAGCGCTTCATGAATCTCTGAGTAAATTAGGGAAAGTTCCACCTTTGGATACTGACATGGAGGATGTTAAGGACATGAATATCGAGGATGAGATCAAGACGGAGAAAGATTCCCAGAAAGACGTCGTGCAGGAAGAAGCGGTGGAAGGTTTTATCGGTCCTTTGCTGGACGAAAATTTTAAAGCGGACGAGAAATTATCACAGAAAACTATGGCCATGGAGGAAGTTCGAAATTTATtgatgaaagtgaaagttcaaAATGTAGAAGACGATGACGATGAAGAGAAAGCTATAGGTATATCACCGGATGGTAGATTCTTGAAATTCGAAGAGGAAATCGGTAGGGGCAGCTTTAAGACTGTATATAGAGGTTTGGATACTCAAACTGGTGTGGCTGTTGCCTGGTGCGAATTACAG GAAAAAAAGTTAAACAAGACAGAAAGACTGAGGTTTAGGGAGGAAGCAGAAATGTTGAAAGGATTGCAACATCCAAATATTGttagattttatgattattggGAAGTTACACTTACGCGTAGGAAATACATTGTACTAGTCACTGAACTTATGACTTCAGGAACATTGAAGAC ATACCTAAGacgttttaaaaaaattaatccGAAGGTAGTGAAGTCTTGGTGTCGGCAAATTTTAAAAGGCCTTAGCTTTTTACATTCGAGATCACCGCCAATTATTCATCGCGATCTGAAGTgcgacaatatttttattactgGTACAACGGGGAGTGTAAAAATTGGCGACTTGGGTCTTGCGACTCTGAAAAATCGAAGTTTCGCAAAGAGCGTGATTGGTACACCCGAATTTATGGCACCGGAAATGTATGAGGAGCATTATGACGAGTCTGTCGACGTTTATGCATTTGGCATGTGTATGCTTGAAATGGCTACTAGTGAATATCCGTACTCTGAGTGTACTGGACCAGCGCAAATATATAAACGCGTAGTATCG GGAGTAAAGCCTCAGAGCTATGACAAAGTGGAAAATCCAGAGGTTCGAGAAATCATTGAAATGTGTATTCGGCTAAAGAAAGAAGAACGGCCATTAGTTAAGGATCTcttaaatcatgaattttttgcTGACGATGTTGGGTTAAAATTGGAAATGGTTTCGCGAGATTCAGCAGTAGCAGACGCAGAACTATCTCGCGTCGAATTTCGACTCAGAGTACTGGATCCCAAAAAACGAACCAACAAACATAAAGAGAATGAGGCGATACAATTCGATTTCGACATCCAAGGAGACAACGCAGAGGAAGTAGCCTCTGAGATGGCTAAATCCAGTCTGATACTCGAGGAAGATGTAAAAGCTGTAACGAAGATGTTAAAGTCTCAAATCACTACTTTGTTACGAGAAAGGGAAGAACGTAAAGCCAAAGAAGAGAAAGAGCGATTAGATAGAGAAGCTGATACCACTACTACAGCTAATGaaaatttattgcaacaacAGCTGCTACTCCAACAAATGCAAttgcaacaacaacagcagcagatACAATCTAACATGGGCATTCAGCTGCAGGGTCAAGTACAAATGCAGTTACAACAAAACCAAATACCTCTTCAACCACAACAGCAAATGCAACCTACTGCGCAACCATCCCAACAACACAGTTTACAACCACAACCTGTTCAGTTAGTCCAACAACAACCGCTAATGCAGCAACAAACTTCAGTTGTTCAACCCCAGCAAGCACAACAGTTGCAACAAGTGCCCCAAGTATCTCAGCAACAAGTTCAGTATCAACAACAACAGTATCAACAACAATTGCAACAGCAGtatcaacagcaacaacagccaTATCCCTCACATGTTTCACAAAATATTAACCCTTCTTCATCGCAATGTTCTACACCGCAAACTGTACAAACACAACCACAATTTCCTCAAGTGACTCAACAgatacaacagcaacaacaaattcaacaacagcaacagattcaacaacaacaaattcaacagcagcaacagatacagcagcaacaacagatacagcaacaacaacagatacagcagcaacaacagatacaacagcagcaacaacagatccatcaacagcaacaacagatacagcagcagcaacagcaacaacagatccatcaacagcaacaacagtaCATACAATTAAATCAGATGAACGTACCGCAACAGATAAGTCATCAAATGCAATCGCAAATACAGCCGCAGCTACAATCACAAATCCAAATTTTATCCCAGCAACAGCATGTGCAAATGCAACAAACCCAGCAAGTGCAGTATTCTCAACCACAGGTGCAGCATGTGCAACAAGTGCCTGTGCAAAATCAACAATTTTATCAGCAAAGTGCTACAGGAACTTCGGGTTATACTACACAACCTATATACCAACAAAATATTTCTCAATCAATGTATCATCCATACACCACTCCTAATCCAGCTGGTCATGTGGAAATATTATCAACAAGTCAGCCTACCACTCAAATTTATTCCCATACAAGCATACCTGGAAGTGCAGCGCCACCAACTTCGCAGCCTTACATTCAACAATCAACAGGACAGGTCTCAGCTTCCGTACCATCAAGTATTAACATTCAAAATTCATCGGCAGCAACAATCATACAGAGTGCAGCGACTGCTACGATTCCAAATATTCAACCCACACCCACTATTCTACCCAATGGCGGGCATCAATCACAGCCTCAGCAAAATGTCTTGGTCCAGATGCAATATTCGCAACCTTCTAGTGTGCCCACATCCGTATCTATGTCATCTGGAATGAGTGTCCCTGCACAGTCCACAACAACCACACAGCACCAGCAACATTTTGTTCCGAGTACGGATCAAATCACTGCGGATAGATCTTCTTTACCCAAGCAGGATACAATGGACTCTGTACAATCTTTACCAgttgatttaccatctaatgtTCAAGATCAAGTGAATTTAACTACTGCTATAGGCCAAACAGCAGTAGCGAGCGAAGG AGTAACTCAAGAAAATTCTGAAAACGTTTCTTCTGAAAGGAGCAGAGTGAAAAGGTCTGGTACAAAACGGAAGAAACCTGGTATTAAGTTGACTGTTTTATCAGTAAGCAGTAGCGAAGGTCAGTCAGTGACTGTTGAATGTCAACTGGACACAAGCAAGCAGAAAACAGTGACATTTAAATTTGATAGGGATGATATGGTACCCACTGATATTGCTAACAATTTG GTAGCTGAAAATCTGTTACCCCAATCTCAATGTGAAACGTTCGTCGAATTAATAGAAGACATCGTGAAACAGTTACGTCTGGATCCCACAAGAGCTTTACCTTTGGTGGCACATGGTCCTCCAGATCAATCAGCTGGTGGTAGCCCAGTTACTAGTCGGCGACCTAGAGATCGTGACCACAGTCTTGATACAGCTAAG CAGGTGAGACATGGCTCGCTAACTCGTCAAAGCAGCCACCGATCATCGTACAAAGTCCATCGTAGACACCGTTCG AGAGACGAAACATCCAACACTTCTACACCAACGAAATTGTTGCCGATTGATCAGATTATTTCTCACATCACTGGTGGCACCACAGAGAAGCAGCAAAGTGTTCAAACACCTGACAGCCAAGTGGGACTTGAAAACACATCGGCTGAAGCATCCAGACGATCATCTACCTCCACGCAGAACACAGATACATTGACGCCAACTAATTTACCAAGTGACCCAACTGATACTCAAGAAACATTGGTTAATGTAACCAACTTAGAAGCAGGATTAGAGCTGCATAATGTATCCAATGAGGATAAATTTTATCATTGCACCACAACATATACTCAAAGTTCAGTACACGATACAGCAATTGGAAACCAAGGAAGCGAGATGGCAAAAGAATCTGGGGCTCAAGACGTAACTGATCTTCAAGAAAGAGAAGCGAACAAAGAAATACAAGTTGATACAGTTACAGAGGTAGCTACGCTAACTGCGCCACCTCCAATTAGAAAAATCTCTCGGTTTTTAGTTAGTCCTGTAGTCGAACAAAAAATTCTCACTATCGAAGACGAAGAATCCAGCGTAGAAAGTACTGAGAAAGCTAATATTTTGGCAACACAATCAAATTTAGTATCTCAAATTAGTGTAACCGATGAAGGACAGGCAAAGCATGACGAATTAGAGGTAAATGTATTAGAAACGCAAGCTGCTGTTCTTGAAAAACCCAGCGTTGAAACTCTTATACAGAATACTCAGTATGTCCCGGAGCAAGTAGATGCAGTTCAAACGTTACAATTGGGGCAACAAACAATCGGTCTGCAGAACACTATGCAAGGACAAGCAATGTCAGCTATGCTACAGATACAGCCAAACATTAATACTATACAATCTAGTCCACATAATGTGATCTTACCAGGATCAACGATAACACATCAATTGCCGCAACAGATGCAATCTGTACCTCAGAACATTATGGTTACAGTCCAAAAAGATTTGCAAACACAAACACAAATTCCTCCCAACAATGTTAACATGCAAGGACAATACCAAAATCAACCTTTGCAATGCAATGTCTTATTGCAACAGCAACAAATTCCTATGCAACACAATTTAACGCAGATGCATGTACAACCTGAACTTCAGCATCAAGGACAAATTCAAACTCAACGACCAATGCAACAATTCCATTCTCAACAAATACCGCAACAGTATGTGATACTTTCTGGGCCAATACAACAGTTGCAACCAGCAGCGATCGTGGACGAAAGGAATCGTAGAATATCAAATATTTCTACTGCTTCAAATATGTCCACCGATTCGCAAATGTCTGAAATAGTCAATCTCACAGACGATAAAAAGCAACCTATGGTTGTACCTAGTTCATCTGTGCACCATATGCAGCATGCTCAACTTATAGCTCAACCAGAAGGACAGAACGTTGCAACTTTATCGCAAACTGTACTGGAACCAACGCAACAATTACAAGGAACTCCTCAAAATATAATGAACGTTCCAACAAATGCATCCGTACCCGTTTCAGTTCCTGTTCAACAAGTGATTGCTACAGAAGTTGCTCCTAAAGTGATAGttaagacaaaagaagtgtccTCAACTCTCCCAGACTTGGCACAAAATTTAGCGAatatactttcaaatccaaaatCGAAATCTGCAACTCCTCACGGTGTAACCAGCCATGAGCAAAATCCAATTACAAACATCCCAGCAGCTACGGTATTCGATAATAAATCCACTCTCCAATCAGAACAGTATTTCCAGCCTATTCAACCGGaggcgagtcagattcaaataccGTCACAGGTACAACACAATTATCAACCGAATATAGTGCAACCAGGAATTTCACAAACGTTCCAACAAGTCACACAGCAATCTCAGCAAACGCAGATAACTTTGCAACAGACGATGCAATTGAATCCAACGCAACAAATGGatcctcagcttcaaattatgcCACAAAATTTTCAGGGGGTTCAAACTATGCTGCAAGGCAAATGGATCGCTACCCCGAATCAGAATATTATGCAACAGACTGGGCTAATAAGACATCCTCAGCAGACTCAGCAACAGTTGCAACAGACTATACCTGTGCAACAACCAATTTTGCAAGATACTCAAAATGTGGAAAATTTTGTTCAAACTGATCAGTCTCAGCTCCACTTGAAGCTTCAGGAGCAACAAATTCTAGGCAAAACGTCAGAAATGGAGACACAGGAATCGATCACATCAACTGG GCGCATCAGTACTGAATGTCATCTGTTATCGGAAGCTGAGAATTCTAGCCACGATGTAACTCCTGAACACACAATCGTTGAATCTGTAGATTCAACATTGTTTGCACAAAACCAGGCAttgcaacaacagcagcaacagcacAGGAAACTGAGTCAACAAAATTCTTTGGATAAAGTCCCAGATGCAGTGGTTGGAACAGCTGGTCTGGGTGGACCAGGTCCACAAACGATAGCAGATCTTCATCAGAAACTTGTGCAGCTAACAAGTCAGCCATCCGAAGCACTCAACGTAGGAACTCCACCTATTAGTTATCCAGCTACACCTCATAACCATCAAATAGTAGGTGGATATGACGCATATATAAACTCCTTGCAACAAAAGTTGGTTAACATTGGTATGCCAATTTCAACGACACATGGCGTG GGTCCTCCATCACCTCAGACAGCGATACAATCTTCCACTTCCTTGACCGACCCAAATGTTCCCACAAACGTCGAAGCTTTAGCTCTAATTCAAGATAGTTCCATCCACCCACTTGCTTTGTCACAAACG catgTAGATTGCTCTTTGGATAGTCCAACACCAGGAGCAGGTGCTACAGGATCAGAAACCATGAGTCCTAGCAAAGAAAGCATAAAAGTTCGAGCCCAAAGACCCGGATCTCGTCTCCAAGAATTGGAACAGGAGTTGGCAAAGATTCATCACAGAGGCTCGGTACTTTCGACAGCTTCTCCACAACCGTTGTTACAGTCTACTCAAAGTTTATTGACCACCGTCCCATCCACATCAACTGTGCCAGTTGCTAATATTACTCCTAGTGTCAATACATCACGCTCTGACACAAACACCCCAGTGCAAATAGAACCACAGGAATCTGTAACGGAG AAGGTTAGTACAACGCAACCTGTTAGAAAAATATCAAGGTTCGTCGTTTCCAAGGTCGCAGGTCCTCCTAACAATGCTACTGGACCAAACCAGCAATCATATGCAGAGGATCCAAAGGTTTACCATGTGGAGGAAAACCAAG GTACACCAGTTCAAGTGATTCATAGTCGTGAAGGTTCTATTCCACCTACGCAATCTATCCAGTCTACTGTTAGTGGTCCTACAATGGAA CAAACGGAGAAAGATGAAAGATTTTGGACGTTAACGCCAAGCGAGGAATATCAATTACTCATAAAAAA ACAAACTATGGAGCTAGAGACGCTGCAAAGAAGACACAGGGAAGAATTAGAACGTTTCCAGCAACACCAGCTGCAGCTGTTGAtccagcaacaacaacaagcgaGTGCGTTGCATCAGCATCACCATCAGCATCACCCTATGCTTTATCACACTGTCGCGACTAGCTTGGCTG GACAAACTAGACTTCCAAGTACAGAAGACTACTTAATGTTTAATACAACGCCCCAAACTCCATTACAAAAAGCTCCAAGTAATTATCCAGACACGGACGAAACGTTACGGTTAGCTATGCAAaaattgaagcaaactcctttgCAACTACAACCACAGCAGGCAACGGCTGGAATACCGCACGCTTACGTTATTCCGATTCCAGTAGTGCCTTCTGAAACTATGCAGAACATACCCTCTCAGCAATCTAGTAGTTACACAAGTGATATCGCTGAATCGTACGACTCTGCGCATAGTTCCCTTATAAATTCGGCCCAATATCAGTTCGCGCCTATATTACCGGACGGGACGAATATCGCTGTGTCCTCCACTGGATCGTTAGTCACGCCTATTCCAATATCGAGTTCAACAGGTAGCGGTGGTTACATTCAATATCACGAAAACCAAACGTTACCAAATTTCCAAACATTCAGCTGTACACCACACGGCGGTTTCTTTTTGCCAGCTGGTTACAGACTGATATACGCTCCTCAGCCAGCGTCTCAGTCCCAGCCAGCTACACCGGCAACTCCGCATATAGGGAATTCTCATGACGGTACGCCGCCGGCGGAACCGTTACACACAAATACTGATAATTCAGCTGCCCCTCCTTCTCACACCGATCAATAA